The sequence CGGGTGATCCCGGGCGAGAGCAAGGCCTCCCCCCGGGCGATCACCCGGACGGCGTCCAGCAACTCCACCGGCCGGGTGTCCTTGAGCAGGAAGCCGGCGGCGCCGGCCCGCAACGCGGCGAAGACGTAGTCGTCGAGATCGAACGTCGTCAACATCATGATCCGCGGCCGCTCGCCGCCGTCGGCCGGCCAGTCAGCGAGGATGGCCCGCGTCGCCTCGATTCCGTCCATGACCGGCATCCGCACGTCCATGAGGACGACGTCGGGCCTCAGCCGGTGGGCCAGCTCCACCGCCTCCTGGCCGTTCCCGGCCTCGGCGACGACCTCGATGTCGTCGTTGCGCAACAGGGCGCTGAACC is a genomic window of Blastococcus sp. HT6-30 containing:
- a CDS encoding response regulator transcription factor, whose product is MTTRVLVVDDQELVRAGFSALLRNDDIEVVAEAGNGQEAVELAHRLRPDVVLMDVRMPVMDGIEATRAILADWPADGGERPRIMMLTTFDLDDYVFAALRAGAAGFLLKDTRPVELLDAVRVIARGEALLSPGITRKLIAEFARQPAPSARPSGRQLAELTEREVDVLRLVGTGRSNQEIAAELFVSEATVKTHLGRVMAKLHLSSRAQAVVVAYESGLLRPGSAGA